In Bacteroidia bacterium, a genomic segment contains:
- the rsmI gene encoding 16S rRNA (cytidine(1402)-2'-O)-methyltransferase — protein sequence MDTVGKLYIVPTPIGNLQDITLRAIAILKIVDYIAVEDTRITNILLKTYGIQTPMISYHQHNEDYQASHIIKLIKEGKNVAIVSDAGTPGISDAAYTVVNAAIENQIVVETLPGPVAFIPALINSGFPTHRFCFEGFLPLKKGRKARWAELQNETRTIVLYESPHRLLKTLREIEIYLGKTVRVSVSREISKVFEQTIRGNITELIEHFEQHPPKGEFVIVIHKTE from the coding sequence ATGGATACAGTAGGCAAATTGTATATTGTACCTACACCTATCGGCAATTTGCAGGATATTACTCTAAGAGCCATAGCTATACTAAAAATAGTAGATTATATTGCCGTAGAAGATACCCGTATTACTAACATACTGCTTAAAACTTACGGTATTCAAACGCCAATGATAAGCTACCACCAGCACAATGAGGACTATCAAGCAAGTCATATCATAAAGTTGATTAAGGAAGGTAAAAATGTTGCCATTGTTAGCGATGCAGGTACGCCGGGCATTAGTGATGCAGCTTATACCGTAGTCAATGCTGCTATTGAGAATCAGATTGTAGTAGAAACGCTGCCGGGTCCCGTGGCTTTTATTCCTGCCCTTATCAACAGTGGATTTCCTACACATAGGTTTTGCTTTGAAGGTTTTTTACCTTTGAAAAAAGGACGAAAAGCTCGTTGGGCAGAACTGCAAAATGAGACCCGAACAATAGTTTTATACGAATCGCCCCACAGATTACTCAAAACCTTACGAGAAATAGAAATTTACTTAGGCAAAACGGTTAGAGTATCTGTAAGCAGAGAAATTTCCAAAGTTTTTGAACAGACCATTCGAGGTAACATAACAGAGCTGATTGAGCATTTTGAACAGCATCCCCCAAAGGGCGAGTTTGTAATTGTTATTCATAAAACTGAATAG